In Aphelocoma coerulescens isolate FSJ_1873_10779 chromosome 23, UR_Acoe_1.0, whole genome shotgun sequence, a genomic segment contains:
- the NFKBID gene encoding NF-kappa-B inhibitor delta translates to MRPQRGPPRAAPPQTVKQLLKELRQQQSRKRARSPVLALPSLCPSDGGPWPGTSPVMLNPCVVPHVLPHGSSGETHGGKASDLRGFQAAAIPGPAWPHSPVPWGESGGPPLGRETPDPYPEPQELAAARAALGDRDPRELLWQDEEGDTLLHVLCASGLWAPARAAAEALRDLGGLEVREHLGKTPLLVAAAAAAPEIVRDLLVLGANPDAADHEGRTALHLATAYGHPEILQAMISSGVPVNVEARNFEGQTPLHCAVLAHNASLQGGYTPAGGSGGGSPTPQDRLRCVELLLQMGADSSSQDTKSSLTALHLAVRGGNLALAHLLLHQPGMAPRLINMKAHGNTPLHMAAALPGTPSQEPLVRLLLAWGADPSARNLEHDLPQGLLPPGSPGDQLRLLLRSRRGSYRTPPTTK, encoded by the exons ATGCGGCCCCAGAGAG gtcccccccgCGCCGCACCGCCCCAGACGGTGAAGCAGCTGCTGAAGGAGCTacggcagcagcagagcaggaaacGGGCGAGATCCCCG GTTTTGGCtctgccctccctgtgcccctcggATG GTGGCCCCTGGCCCGGCACCTCCCCAGTGATGCTCAACCCCTGTGTGGTCCCACATGTGTTGCCCCATGGCAGCTCGGGGGAGACCCATGGGGGAAAGGCCTCCGATCTGAGGGGGTTTCAG GCTGCTGCCAtccctggccctgcctggccccATTCCCCAGTGCCATGGGGAGAATCTGGGGGCCCCCCGCTGGGAAGGGAGACCCCAGACCCGTATCCTGAACCCCAGGAACTGGCAGCTGCCCGtgctgcactgggggatcgAGACCCCCgggagctgctgtggcaggACGAGGAGGGGGACAC GTTGCTGCACGTGCTCTGTGCCAGTGGGCTGTGGGCGCCCGCCCGGGCTGCAGCCGAGGCTCTGCGGGACCTGGGGGGACTTGAGGTGCGGGAGCACCTGGGCAAG ACTCCACTGCTGGTagcggcagcagctgcagccccagagaTTGTGCGGGACCTGCTTGTCCTGGGGGCCAATCCTGATGCTGCTGACCATGAGGGCCGCACGGCCCTGCACCTGGCCACGGCCTATGGGCACCCTGAAATCCTCCAG GCCATGATATCCTCGGGGGTCCCTGTCAACGTGGAGGCCAGAAATTTTGAGG GCCAGACCCCTCTGCACTGTGCTGTCTTGGCCCACAATGCCTCGCTGCAGGGAGGGTACACTCCTGCTGGGGGCTCTGGAGGGGGGTCCCCCACTCCCCAGGACCGACTCCGCTGTGTTGAGCTGCTACTGCAGATGGGGGCAGACAGCAGCAGTCAG GACACCAAAAGCAGCCTGACAGCGCTGCACCTGGCCGTGCGGGGAGGCAACCTTGCCCTGGCCCACCTACTGCTGCACCAGCCTGGCATGGCCCCCCGCCTCATCAACATGAAG GCCCATGGGAACACTCCCCTGCACATGGCGGCAGCACTACCTGGGACCCCCAGCCAGGAGCCCCTTGTGAGGCTGCTCCTGGCCTGGGGGGCTGACCCCAGTGCCCGCAACCTGGAGCATGACCTGCCTCAGGGCCTGCTGCCCCCTGGGTCCCCCGGAGACCAG CTCCGCCTGCTTCTGAGGAGCCGCCGGGGGTCCTATCGCACCCCGCCCACCACCAAGTGA